CTTTGACAAATCCTCTCTCAGGTTGACAAAATTTCCCAGCAGCCCCACAGGCAGGCCGCGTCCAATCATTGGTCCTGGTACCAGAACGCCCGGCTCCCCGGGCCGCACGGATCCCACGCCCCACCGGGCCCACCGGgcccaccgccgccgccgccgaccaGACCCATCCAGGGGGGCTCCTCGCCATCTCAGGGCCACAGCAGCTTGGCGCAGATGGGACGGCGATTCGGGACCGCCCATGCCAACACGAAGAGTCCCAACTCGTCAATCCTGCCCAACACCGGGTTCCCGACTCCACAGGTACCAAACCAGATGTGGAAACTAGATTTGTCAACACGGCTCCGAGAAGTATAAAGGCTTATATTCTTTTAACCGCACAGGGGACCTTTCGCTATCCAGCTCACATGTCCGCTGGAGGGGCCTCACATGGACCGTCAAACCAGGTCAGTCTGATCAATTCCATGCACTGCTTTTGTCAcgccccctcctcccttcacaacgtgttttgattttttttttcttttcttccttcaGCGGAACATGGGAGACTTCAGCTATCTGAAGAGGGTCGAAGCCGGTGGGCCGGGCCCGTCCGTTAGCATCACAATGGCGAGAAGCCTAGCATCGGCGGGCACTGACAAACTGGGTTAGTTCAATCCCATCAATACAACAAGTGATGCGATATTTTCCGCTTGTGAGAAGtaattttcccctttttttgtgttatttgtcaAGTTCAAGGAAGGCATAACTCGCCCATGATTAAACCGACATCTTCGGAACGAAGCGGAGGGTAAGACATGCTCAAACCTTTCTAAAAGCCCTCAGACTCCAAATTCACTATCGGCAAAAGCATATCCATCTCGATTTAGAACACAATTGGAAACAGACGCAAGAATCCCTTGTGCCGCtctttaaatcattttgactCTCTGGTGACCCCTACTGGAACGAGTTGAACGTTGCAACAACGACAATGTATTTTGAATCATATTCTCTGTCTTCCTCGGGCAAGGCCCCCGTCCTGGAAGCCGAGCACCGAGACGCCAGCCGCTCCCTCGGCCAAGCGACGGAGAAGGTCGTCCCCGGGGCCCATTATCATCATCAAGGACGAACCGGAGGACGAGGATGAAGTCCGTTTTGTAAGCGCTACTCCGCTCTTTGGGCGTTCCAATATTTCCTCTCCGCCAACacgctgtttttgtttttctcgccTAGGTGCAGTCGAGCCTCCCCGACAGCAGCACGGGGGCGTGTCCCACCCTGCAGCTCAAGATCGGCCCCCCTTTCTCCACACGCCAATCCGAGTCGGAGCAGGCGAGCGAGCCCCGCCCTCAGCCCGGCGCCCAGCCGGCGTCGGAGAAGAGCGCCGCGGCGGAGGACGACCCCAACGAGGACTGGTGCGCCGTTTGCCAGAACGGAGGAGAGCTGCTGTGCTGCGACAAGTGTCCCAAAGTTTTCCATCTGGCCTGCCACATCCCTTTGCTGCACGAGTCGCCAAGGTAACAAGCCTGCTTCTAccttaaatatattttgcgCTCCTCGTGTAACGTGTCTCTCTCAGCGGCGAGTGGTTCTGCTCCTTCTGCCGGGACCTGGTCTCACCCGAGATGCAATACGAATGCGACAAGCAGGACACGCAGGCGGGAGAAAGACTGCCACCTGTTGACCAAAGGGTGcacctttattttttatttttttattttttttgaatacGCTGCAGCAACTTTAACCCCCGCTGTTCCTTGTCGTTTGCAGACATGCGAGCGGCTGCTTCTGCTTCTCTTCTGCAGTGACTTTAGCACCCACTTCCAGCACGCATGCGTAAGTCCCGTTGACAGAAATAAGTCAAGTGGAACGTtggaaaaagtgttttgaaaTTAGAACAACTCTCTCCGACAGGAGTCCAAAAAATATAAAGAGGTGATCACCAAGCCGATGGATTTGTCTCtcgtgaagaagaagctggagGGGAAGACGAGCGACGGCAAGCGTTACCTTACCCCCGAGGAGTTTGTCGCCGACGTGAGGCTCATTTTCATGAACTGTGCCAAGTACTACAAGGTAAACGGGTGCAGATCGCATAGAGACGAGAACTGTTGATTTATCTCCATTTCGTTTTCTGTATTATGATTCCAGGCGACTACTGAAGTGGGCAGCGCCGGCTTGTACTTGGAGGACTACTTTGAGGAGCAGCTGAGGCTGCTTTACCCCGACAAGGTATTCCCCGGCGAAAGGGAAGGCGGCATGATCCCGCCGCTGGAGGACGAGatcgacgacgacgacgaacagcagcagcaggaaggCGCGGCCCCCTCGGAGGCAGCCGCCAGTTCCGTGGCGAACGCACCCCCACCGGCGGAGGAGAGCGCGCCCCCGTCGAAGGAAGCCGCAGAAGACGAGCTACCGACGAAGGAGCAGGCGACCGACATGAGCGAGGCGGGAACAAAGGCGGCGACTGAAGACGGAGCAAAGCCGCTCCCAGAGGACAAAGTCAAGCAAGAGGACGAAGCAGAAGTCAAAACGTCCGAAGCGGCCATCGGCTCCCCCAACGAGGAACGCACCCCGCTCCCTAACGAGCAGACTTGCGATGTCACGAAAAGCCAGGAAAATGTCCCCGAGGAAGAAATGCAGGAAGAGACAGCGGACACCAGCGAAGAagtggaggaaaaagaagGCTGATGACATCTTTTTCGATATAGGCCCATTTAAGCATGTTATTTAATACGGACCGGAAGCTCTTTGTGAGATTCTGCAGGGTGGACAATTTATCGTTGTCATGACTCAAAAGTCAACAACCTCATCCATGCACGAgtcatcttttgttttatacCTCACACTTCTTTGTTCTTGCGCAATAGGATTTTTCTCTTATCAGTGTTGTATTCATTACGACGATATATGTTCTGTACAGGTTGAATGAAGCGCACCCATTTAAATAATCCCTTTTGATgaacaacaaaacagaacGTCttaatctgcttttttttatcgtCGCCTATGAGCTCATCAAGCAAACAGCAGCCTTGTTTTATCTTTTGcaaccttgttttttttttttttttgcctcattaTCAGCTGCCGATAATTCCGAGACGTGAGCAACCCGCTCACTGAACGTCCTTGTTCTTGTTACACATCGCAATTCCTTCCTCTCGGGACAAGATTGCGGCGAACATGATAGAAACGCAGCAAAGAATCTGGAGTTCTTGTTTCTGTGGgtcaaaaagataaaaaatatgaaagctctcaaaaaaaaatgaagacagctgagtacttaaaatgtatttcatgaattaaattttagttttaataattaaggtaggggaaaaaaagcccatATTtagattaaatacaaaaatagcgCATTCAATTAATATTAcaaaatttatttcaaaagtttTATTCAAAAATTATACAAATGTGTTATGAATGTTTACTTTTcgagtttgacttttttatcGCCAATGTTCATTGATGATCTTACATGCAAGTTAACgttcttccatttttttgttcattcagtgatgatgcactttttttctcgCCTGTGCTGATGACATGTGAACCCATTCCAAGCCCCTCCCCTTCCACCACCCCCCCACGCGCACACTCCTACAATTACCGAGACGGCACGCATCCTTCCAGTCGACACGCACCAGAAACCAGCGAACGACCCGATGGCGCTGTGGACTATCTTTCTCATCATATACTTCTTTCCTCATGGGCACGGTAAGAacgctttcctttttttggatTTATCGCCGCTAATCACATCCAATGTCGTCCTTGTTAGAATCCGCCGACTTTCCTCATCCGCACGCTTTATACGGCTGCTGCCAGGACGGCAAGGAGAGGGCTCGAATGGTGCCCAACTGCGACAACCTTCCCTTTATCTCCCACTTCCACGCGTGCAGGTGAAGATTTTAGTTCAGCaattatcaaaaaaaaaaaaagttttacttCATTGTGTTGTGTCACAGGCTGGCCCAGGAGCAGTGCTGTTTCGCGGTGGTGGAGCAGCAATTGTGCCAAAATGGCGCCAACTTAGCCACCTGGCAGCAGGCTTGCGAGAAACACTTCTTCACTGGGAACACTTTGGAAGTTCATATCTCCAAGGTGACACATCTCCTTCCAATGATCTATTTCTACCTTtgattataatcatttgtgtcTTCAGAGGTGCTGCGACTGCTGCATGTTGGGCATGGCGGCGTCAAGCCAAGACCCGACTTGCGGCTTGACGTCCACGTCGCTGGGGAAAGATTGCAAGCGCATCGCTCAAAACTGCTGCGCCCATAACGGCACGGAGGGATTTAATTCCACAGCAGGTGACGCACgcttacatattttttttccatttttcctgTGGACTTTTAGAGAATGTCAAATCATTTGTGATTATTTCAAAACGCCATGTCTGGTATCTCTCTTATCTGGGTATCATTGAAAGTAAGGACATGTTCCGAACAATTTGTGTCACCGCAACAAgttgtgttaataatttttttttcctctagtGAATTTTACCACGCCATTTACAATGAATTCTACCATGGTGCCTCCAGTGAATTTGACCATCGTGCCTCTCATGGAACCAAACGGCTGTGCAGGTTTGACCTTAATGATTTTAATAAAacctccaaaaaaaataaagcttgTCTCTCTACTCTCCAGTCATGAATTGCACCCAGCGTTGTCTTGAAGAAGCCACGTGCGCTTGTTACCTCGGTTACCGCCTGCGACCCGACGGCGTGACCTGCGAAGGTGAGTTCTCTTCTCAAGTCACGAATACGTTTTTCAAATATGCCTTCGATTCCGTCGGCAGATGTTGACGAGTGTCTGCTCGGCGTCCACAACTGCGTCGCCGGCCAAGCGTGCATCAACACGGAAGGCTCGTTCAGCTGCCGACGGGAAATCGGCTGCGGCGCCGGCTACGAGCTCACGGACGATAACCGGTGTAAAGGTAACGCGTCAAGAAACGACGAAACGACGCCATCCACTCaacgatctttttttttttgtattccagACATTGACGAGTGCACTTTGAACATTCACAACTGCAGCTCAAATTTCGAATGCAATAACACTGAAGGTTCCTTCCGATGTCACCCGAAGTGTCCCTTGGGGTACCTTGAAGACGCTAACGGCAACTGCTTTGGTAGCTAACATGACACGCGAAAGTTTTACTTTTAACCGagctaaaaaaatgacaggttCTGAAAAGTATgcttgagcttttttttttttttcttgggctaCTTTTGACACATGTACTCCTCTTTAGACATCAACGAGTGCGTGATCCACTCGAGCGTGTGCCAAGCTAGCCACACGTGCGTCAACACGATTGGCTCCTATTTTTGTAGTAAAAGGACCATCGAGTGCGGACGAGGCTATCGCCCGAACGAGGATGGCACGCGCTGCGAAGGTACGTGCGTAAATGACTCGCAGGATATGGGGGAGGCAGTACCCCGCGTCCCCCACCCTGTAATTCCGCCACTGGTTGGAAATCTCAAGACTGCAATTTGGGTTTTCTTTCTCTAGATATCAACGAGTGCCAGACGGATGTTTGTCGGGGCCACGGCTGCGTCAACCTGTTGGGCTCGTACCGCTGCAACTGC
This genomic window from Syngnathus acus chromosome 23, fSynAcu1.2, whole genome shotgun sequence contains:
- the trim24 gene encoding transcription intermediary factor 1-alpha isoform X1, encoding MDQSVKITANDDIVIIVENEAESLPLGEERPKPQGAFGLMDTCPICKLSFHNREPKLLPCLHSFCKRCLPAPFRGVEPRRDHSLHPLGQVENNKQLGTIRCPVCRQECWEMDMLDNFFVKDSAEVPSSTMEKNSQVCMSCDDNTEATGYCLECVEFLCVTCIEAHQRVKFTRDHTIQQKKEMSPEAVAVSSQKPVFCDIHKQEPLKLFCETCDRLTCRDCQLLKHKDHNYQFLEDAYRNHRQYLENMTQQLQEKRRAIEEVSNCISSGLQQVEENRKSVTNEIKKAICNLIMEINRKGKVLANQLETLTKDHELGLKKQQDEVNLLRRQLDHVISFTKWATASHSGTALLYCKRLILFQIHYLMGTRCNPSTIPQSSVRFQCRSGFWASNVDLGSLVVERNSAQPSMPNQQAGPRGDLASGALSLAQQRQSTLAQLQMQVDKISQQPHRQAASNHWSWYQNARLPGPHGSHAPPGPPGPPPPPPTRPIQGGSSPSQGHSSLAQMGRRFGTAHANTKSPNSSILPNTGFPTPQGTFRYPAHMSAGGASHGPSNQRNMGDFSYLKRVEAGGPGPSVSITMARSLASAGTDKLVQGRHNSPMIKPTSSERSGGPPSWKPSTETPAAPSAKRRRRSSPGPIIIIKDEPEDEDEVRFVQSSLPDSSTGACPTLQLKIGPPFSTRQSESEQASEPRPQPGAQPASEKSAAAEDDPNEDWCAVCQNGGELLCCDKCPKVFHLACHIPLLHESPSGEWFCSFCRDLVSPEMQYECDKQDTQAGERLPPVDQRTCERLLLLLFCSDFSTHFQHACESKKYKEVITKPMDLSLVKKKLEGKTSDGKRYLTPEEFVADVRLIFMNCAKYYKATTEVGSAGLYLEDYFEEQLRLLYPDKVFPGEREGGMIPPLEDEIDDDDEQQQQEGAAPSEAAASSVANAPPPAEESAPPSKEAAEDELPTKEQATDMSEAGTKAATEDGAKPLPEDKVKQEDEAEVKTSEAAIGSPNEERTPLPNEQTCDVTKSQENVPEEEMQEETADTSEEVEEKEG
- the trim24 gene encoding transcription intermediary factor 1-alpha isoform X2 gives rise to the protein MDQSVKITANDDIVIIVENEAESLPLGEERPKPQGAFGLMDTCPICKLSFHNREPKLLPCLHSFCKRCLPAPFRGVEPRRDHSLHPLGQVENNKQCTIRCPVCRQECWEMDMLDNFFVKDSAEVPSSTMEKNSQVCMSCDDNTEATGYCLECVEFLCVTCIEAHQRVKFTRDHTIQQKKEMSPEAVAVSSQKPVFCDIHKQEPLKLFCETCDRLTCRDCQLLKHKDHNYQFLEDAYRNHRQYLENMTQQLQEKRRAIEEVSNCISSGLQQVEENRKSVTNEIKKAICNLIMEINRKGKVLANQLETLTKDHELGLKKQQDEVNLLRRQLDHVISFTKWATASHSGTALLYCKRLILFQIHYLMGTRCNPSTIPQSSVRFQCRSGFWASNVDLGSLVVERNSAQPSMPNQQAGPRGDLASGALSLAQQRQSTLAQLQMQVDKISQQPHRQAASNHWSWYQNARLPGPHGSHAPPGPPGPPPPPPTRPIQGGSSPSQGHSSLAQMGRRFGTAHANTKSPNSSILPNTGFPTPQGTFRYPAHMSAGGASHGPSNQRNMGDFSYLKRVEAGGPGPSVSITMARSLASAGTDKLVQGRHNSPMIKPTSSERSGGPPSWKPSTETPAAPSAKRRRRSSPGPIIIIKDEPEDEDEVRFVQSSLPDSSTGACPTLQLKIGPPFSTRQSESEQASEPRPQPGAQPASEKSAAAEDDPNEDWCAVCQNGGELLCCDKCPKVFHLACHIPLLHESPSGEWFCSFCRDLVSPEMQYECDKQDTQAGERLPPVDQRTCERLLLLLFCSDFSTHFQHACESKKYKEVITKPMDLSLVKKKLEGKTSDGKRYLTPEEFVADVRLIFMNCAKYYKATTEVGSAGLYLEDYFEEQLRLLYPDKVFPGEREGGMIPPLEDEIDDDDEQQQQEGAAPSEAAASSVANAPPPAEESAPPSKEAAEDELPTKEQATDMSEAGTKAATEDGAKPLPEDKVKQEDEAEVKTSEAAIGSPNEERTPLPNEQTCDVTKSQENVPEEEMQEETADTSEEVEEKEG
- the trim24 gene encoding transcription intermediary factor 1-alpha isoform X3 produces the protein MDQSVKITANDDIVIIVENEAESLPLGEERPKPQGAFGLMDTCPICKLSFHNREPKLLPCLHSFCKRCLPAPFRGVEPRRDHSLHPLGQVENNKQLGTIRCPVCRQECWEMDMLDNFFVKDSAEVPSSTMEKNSQVCMSCDDNTEATGYCLECVEFLCVTCIEAHQRVKFTRDHTIQQKKEMSPEAVAVSSQKPVFCDIHKQEPLKLFCETCDRLTCRDCQLLKHKDHNYQFLEDAYRNHRQYLENMTQQLQEKRRAIEEVSNCISSGLQQVEENRKSVTNEIKKAICNLIMEINRKGKVLANQLETLTKDHELGLKKQQDEVNLLRRQLDHVISFTKWATASHSGTALLYCKRLILFQIHYLMGTRCNPSTIPQSSVRFQCRSGFWASNVDLGSLVVERNSAQPSMPNQQAGPRGDLASGALSLAQQRQSTLAQLQMQQPHRQAASNHWSWYQNARLPGPHGSHAPPGPPGPPPPPPTRPIQGGSSPSQGHSSLAQMGRRFGTAHANTKSPNSSILPNTGFPTPQGTFRYPAHMSAGGASHGPSNQRNMGDFSYLKRVEAGGPGPSVSITMARSLASAGTDKLVQGRHNSPMIKPTSSERSGGPPSWKPSTETPAAPSAKRRRRSSPGPIIIIKDEPEDEDEVRFVQSSLPDSSTGACPTLQLKIGPPFSTRQSESEQASEPRPQPGAQPASEKSAAAEDDPNEDWCAVCQNGGELLCCDKCPKVFHLACHIPLLHESPSGEWFCSFCRDLVSPEMQYECDKQDTQAGERLPPVDQRTCERLLLLLFCSDFSTHFQHACESKKYKEVITKPMDLSLVKKKLEGKTSDGKRYLTPEEFVADVRLIFMNCAKYYKATTEVGSAGLYLEDYFEEQLRLLYPDKVFPGEREGGMIPPLEDEIDDDDEQQQQEGAAPSEAAASSVANAPPPAEESAPPSKEAAEDELPTKEQATDMSEAGTKAATEDGAKPLPEDKVKQEDEAEVKTSEAAIGSPNEERTPLPNEQTCDVTKSQENVPEEEMQEETADTSEEVEEKEG
- the trim24 gene encoding transcription intermediary factor 1-alpha isoform X4 is translated as MDQSVKITANDDIVIIVENEAESLPLGEERPKPQGAFGLMDTCPICKLSFHNREPKLLPCLHSFCKRCLPAPFRGVEPRRDHSLHPLGQVENNKQLGTIRCPVCRQECWEMDMLDNFFVKDSAEVPSSTMEKNSQVCMSCDDNTEATGYCLECVEFLCVTCIEAHQRVKFTRDHTIQQKKEMSPEAVAVSSQKPVFCDIHKQEPLKLFCETCDRLTCRDCQLLKHKDHNYQFLEDAYRNHRQYLENMTQQLQEKRRAIEEVSNCISSGLQQVEENRKSVTNEIKKAICNLIMEINRKGKVLANQLETLTKDHELGLKKQQDEVNLLRRQLDHVISFTKWATASHSGTALLYCKRLILFQIHYLMGTRCNPSTIPQSSVRFQCRSGFWASNVDLGSLVVERNSAQPSMPNQQAGPRGDLASGALSLAQQRQSTLAQLQMQPHRQAASNHWSWYQNARLPGPHGSHAPPGPPGPPPPPPTRPIQGGSSPSQGHSSLAQMGRRFGTAHANTKSPNSSILPNTGFPTPQGTFRYPAHMSAGGASHGPSNQRNMGDFSYLKRVEAGGPGPSVSITMARSLASAGTDKLVQGRHNSPMIKPTSSERSGGPPSWKPSTETPAAPSAKRRRRSSPGPIIIIKDEPEDEDEVRFVQSSLPDSSTGACPTLQLKIGPPFSTRQSESEQASEPRPQPGAQPASEKSAAAEDDPNEDWCAVCQNGGELLCCDKCPKVFHLACHIPLLHESPSGEWFCSFCRDLVSPEMQYECDKQDTQAGERLPPVDQRTCERLLLLLFCSDFSTHFQHACESKKYKEVITKPMDLSLVKKKLEGKTSDGKRYLTPEEFVADVRLIFMNCAKYYKATTEVGSAGLYLEDYFEEQLRLLYPDKVFPGEREGGMIPPLEDEIDDDDEQQQQEGAAPSEAAASSVANAPPPAEESAPPSKEAAEDELPTKEQATDMSEAGTKAATEDGAKPLPEDKVKQEDEAEVKTSEAAIGSPNEERTPLPNEQTCDVTKSQENVPEEEMQEETADTSEEVEEKEG
- the LOC119117034 gene encoding fibulin-1-like isoform X1; amino-acid sequence: MALWTIFLIIYFFPHGHESADFPHPHALYGCCQDGKERARMVPNCDNLPFISHFHACRLAQEQCCFAVVEQQLCQNGANLATWQQACEKHFFTGNTLEVHISKRCCDCCMLGMAASSQDPTCGLTSTSLGKDCKRIAQNCCAHNGTEGFNSTAVNFTTPFTMNSTMVPPVNLTIVPLMEPNGCAVMNCTQRCLEEATCACYLGYRLRPDGVTCEDVDECLLGVHNCVAGQACINTEGSFSCRREIGCGAGYELTDDNRCKDIDECTLNIHNCSSNFECNNTEGSFRCHPKCPLGYLEDANGNCFDINECVIHSSVCQASHTCVNTIGSYFCSKRTIECGRGYRPNEDGTRCEDINECQTDVCRGHGCVNLLGSYRCNCKSGFVFNTIKKLCEDVDECKYYPRKLCAQKCENTEGSYRCSCSAGFKRSFDGRNCEDINECESNPCSQECANVYGSYQCRCHRGYQLSDVNRTTCEDIDECALPTGSQACGYRCSNSPGSFECSCPPVGYTLASDGRTCQDIDECESGSHSCDDSHSCFNIHGGYRCVAFQCPTYYRPAAHGLPNEDSLSMRCHKSCNAKNQECVQEPVRMVTYTVLALPSYRDLQQPEEIVFLRTSLPSHFTVGDVDVIFEMLKTDEHFSYDVVKRFYEGYVIGVVRQVKPVAGPRDVELRVALNYFKSGFVSHRNVVVIYIVLSEFWF
- the LOC119117034 gene encoding fibulin-1-like isoform X2 translates to MALWTIFLIIYFFPHGHESADFPHPHALYGCCQDGKERARMVPNCDNLPFISHFHACRLAQEQCCFAVVEQQLCQNGANLATWQQACEKHFFTGNTLEVHISKRCCDCCMLGMAASSQDPTCGLTSTSLGKDCKRIAQNCCAHNGTEGFNSTAVNFTTPFTMNSTMVPPVNLTIVPLMEPNGCAVMNCTQRCLEEATCACYLGYRLRPDGVTCEACINTEGSFSCRREIGCGAGYELTDDNRCKDIDECTLNIHNCSSNFECNNTEGSFRCHPKCPLGYLEDANGNCFDINECVIHSSVCQASHTCVNTIGSYFCSKRTIECGRGYRPNEDGTRCEDINECQTDVCRGHGCVNLLGSYRCNCKSGFVFNTIKKLCEDVDECKYYPRKLCAQKCENTEGSYRCSCSAGFKRSFDGRNCEDINECESNPCSQECANVYGSYQCRCHRGYQLSDVNRTTCEDIDECALPTGSQACGYRCSNSPGSFECSCPPVGYTLASDGRTCQDIDECESGSHSCDDSHSCFNIHGGYRCVAFQCPTYYRPAAHGLPNEDSLSMRCHKSCNAKNQECVQEPVRMVTYTVLALPSYRDLQQPEEIVFLRTSLPSHFTVGDVDVIFEMLKTDEHFSYDVVKRFYEGYVIGVVRQVKPVAGPRDVELRVALNYFKSGFVSHRNVVVIYIVLSEFWF
- the LOC119117034 gene encoding fibulin-1-like isoform X3 is translated as MALWTIFLIIYFFPHGHESADFPHPHALYGCCQDGKERARMVPNCDNLPFISHFHACRLAQEQCCFAVVEQQLCQNGANLATWQQACEKHFFTGNTLEVHISKRCCDCCMLGMAASSQDPTCGLTSTSLGKDCKRIAQNCCAHNGTEGFNSTAVNFTTPFTMNSTMVPPVNLTIVPLMEPNGCAVMNCTQRCLEEATCACYLGYRLRPDGVTCEDVDECLLGVHNCVAGQACINTEGSFSCRREIGCGAGYELTDDNRCKDIDECTLNIHNCSSNFECNNTEGSFRCHPKCPLGYLEDANGNCFDINECVIHSSVCQASHTCVNTIGSYFCSKRTIECGRGYRPNEDGTRCEDINECQTDVCRGHGCVNLLGSYRCNCKSGFVFNTIKKLCEDVDECKYYPRKLCAQKCENTEGSYRCSCSAGFKRSFDGRNCEDINECESNPCSQECANVYGSYQCRCHRGYQLSDVNRTTCEDIDECALPTGSQACGYRCSNSPGSFECSCPPVGYTLASDGRTCQDIDECESGSHSCDDSHSCFNIHGGYRCVAFQCPTYYRPAAHGRKNKFVGFGHLGAPSSISTATQLEVERPMMDGVREGRCQAINT
- the LOC119117034 gene encoding fibulin-1-like isoform X4, which gives rise to MALWTIFLIIYFFPHGHESADFPHPHALYGCCQDGKERARMVPNCDNLPFISHFHACRLAQEQCCFAVVEQQLCQNGANLATWQQACEKHFFTGNTLEVHISKRCCDCCMLGMAASSQDPTCGLTSTSLGKDCKRIAQNCCAHNGTEGFNSTAVNFTTPFTMNSTMVPPVNLTIVPLMEPNGCAVMNCTQRCLEEATCACYLGYRLRPDGVTCEDVDECLLGVHNCVAGQACINTEGSFSCRREIGCGAGYELTDDNRCKDIDECTLNIHNCSSNFECNNTEGSFRCHPKCPLGYLEDANGNCFDINECVIHSSVCQASHTCVNTIGSYFCSKRTIECGRGYRPNEDGTRCEDINECQTDVCRGHGCVNLLGSYRCNCKSGFVFNTIKKLCEDVDECKYYPRKLCAQKCENTEGSYRCSCSAGFKRSFDGRNCEDINECESNPCSQECANVYGSYQCRCHRGYQLSDVNRTTCEDIDECALPTGSQACGYRCSNSPGSFECSCPPVGYTLASDGRTCQDIDECESGSHSCDDSHSCFNIHGGYRCVAFQCPTYYRPAAHGKNKFVGFGHLGAPSSISTATQLEVERPMMDGVREGRCQAINT